In Mercurialis annua linkage group LG6, ddMerAnnu1.2, whole genome shotgun sequence, the following are encoded in one genomic region:
- the LOC126686742 gene encoding uncharacterized protein LOC126686742, with amino-acid sequence MDKHNNQDQDYTSKMKLCLKIKLPNTVKDPPVAPQAENIGGHSGGRGGDVHELPPGYRACEYCDKVFSSGKAWGGHKRHHLKLQREEDRRKNSNNKNNNHEYSPSSSSKKLEKKKNFKKISYGDDHKNNTIRIGDVKVRNGKPTCCLCGAEFPCMPSLFGHMRSHSDNDWKNIQSISNSAARLDFEDDEDEDEDEDVYYNQIQTSPVLESSRKDKRIVKVRDHHNSVNSVDLMSSLGGDSWRRKDFRGRGCLTELIPQAARDLLTLSKSKSEVVPVVVSKSSKKLNYGSKYKDISSKMDFQERKMSLSLGKRRNDVREWDRESEEDEMIPNKKRRRKRSSNEVGSSTGEATSNTSSIGEAAQVMLNIDLNQPYVEQNEED; translated from the coding sequence ATGGATAAACATAACAATCAAGATCAAGATTACACTTCCAAAATGAAGCTTTGCTTAAAGATTAAGCTGCCCAACACCGTCAAAGACCCTCCTGTAGCTCCACAAGCTGAAAATATTGGTGGCCACAGCGGCGGCCGCGGCGGAGATGTGCATGAGTTGCCACCGGGTTACCGTGCATGTGAATACTGTGACAAGGTTTTTAGCTCCGGTAAAGCTTGGGGCGGCCATAAAAGGCATCATTTAAAGCTTCAAAGAGAAGAAGATAGaagaaaaaatagtaataataaaaataataatcacgAATATTCACCATCTTCATCATCAAAAAAGcttgaaaagaagaaaaatttcaagaaaatcagCTATGGAGATGATCATAAGAATAATACGATCCGAATTGGTGATGTGAAAGTTAGAAATGGTAAACCTACGTGTTGTTTATGTGGTGCGGAATTTCCTTGTATGCCATCTTTATTTGGACATATGAGATCTCATTCTGATAATGATTGGAAAAATATTCAATCTATTTCTAATTCTGCTGCGAGATTGGATTTCGAAGATGACGAAGATGAAGACGAAGACGAAGATGTTTATTATAATCAGATTCAGACTAGTCCTGTTCTTGAAAGTTCAAGGAAAGATAAGAGAATAGTAAAGGTTCGTGATCATCATAATAGTGTTAATAGTGTTGATTTAATGAGTTCTCTGGGTGGTGATTCATGGCGGCGAAAGGATTTCCGGGGCCGGGGTTGTTTGACGGAGCTGATACCTCAGGCGGCGCGTGATTTGCTAACGTTGTCTAAATCTAAATCTGAAGTAGTACCAGTAGTAGTATCAAAGTCATCAAAGAAATTGAACTACGGTAGTAAGTATAAAGATATTTCATCAAAGATGGATTTTCAAGAACGTAAAATGTCATTAAGTCTTGGTAAGAGGAGAAATGATGTTCGAGAATGGGATCGAGAAAGCGAAGAGGATGAGATGATTCCGAATAAAAAGCGTCGTCGGAAACGAAGTTCGAATGAAGTCGGTTCGTCTACCGGAGAAGCTACTTCTAATACTTCTTCAATTGGAGAAGCTGCTCAAGTTATGTTAAACATTGATCTTAATCAGCCCTATGTTGAGCAGAATGAAGAAGATTGA